In Nocardioides sp. JQ2195, a genomic segment contains:
- a CDS encoding MarR family transcriptional regulator produces the protein MTLDFDPIDEAARQWAQRWDNATAMHAVTSLMRVHQLVLGRLDALLKPHGLTFARYEALVLLVFSSRGSLPLGKMGERLQVHPTSITSIIGRLVDSGHVVRRRHPDDGRTVLAEITESGRAVVEAATVDLTSHGFALDSMDDDSLARLSDLLRPVRQASGDF, from the coding sequence ATGACCCTCGACTTCGACCCGATCGACGAGGCCGCGCGCCAGTGGGCACAGCGTTGGGACAACGCGACCGCGATGCATGCGGTGACCTCCTTGATGCGGGTGCACCAGCTCGTGCTCGGACGCCTCGACGCGCTGCTCAAGCCGCACGGCCTGACGTTCGCCCGCTACGAAGCGCTGGTGCTGCTGGTCTTCTCGTCCCGGGGCTCGCTGCCACTGGGCAAGATGGGGGAGCGGCTGCAGGTGCACCCGACCTCGATCACCTCCATCATCGGTCGCCTGGTCGACTCCGGCCACGTCGTCCGACGGCGCCACCCCGACGACGGGCGCACCGTCCTGGCCGAGATCACCGAGTCGGGGCGCGCCGTGGTGGAGGCGGCCACCGTCGACCTGACCAGCCACGGCTTCGCCCTCGACTCGATGGACGACGACTCACTGGCCCGCCTCTCGGACCTGCTGCGCCCGGTGCGCCAGGCGTCGGGTGACTTCTGA
- a CDS encoding PH domain-containing protein, producing MGLVRALTDPNIRKHLLRDEGEVIVDEVMHHWLVYALPVLEVAAALALLVVFPFVDLDLAWFPFLLAFALLGHAGWKVLANFRDRFVITNMRVFRVNGVLSQHLATMPLSRILDITVVKPFHGRLLGFGHFVFESAAQEQGLRDIRYVGRPDQRDLSIQRVVQRSGLRGPRVN from the coding sequence ATGGGCTTGGTCAGGGCCCTCACGGACCCGAACATCCGCAAGCACCTCCTCCGCGACGAGGGCGAGGTGATCGTCGACGAGGTCATGCACCACTGGCTGGTCTATGCGCTGCCGGTCCTCGAGGTCGCCGCGGCCCTCGCCCTGCTGGTGGTCTTCCCGTTCGTCGACCTCGACCTCGCCTGGTTCCCGTTCCTGCTGGCGTTCGCCCTGCTCGGACACGCCGGGTGGAAGGTCCTGGCCAACTTCCGGGACCGGTTCGTGATCACCAACATGCGGGTGTTCCGGGTCAACGGCGTGCTCAGCCAGCACCTCGCGACGATGCCCTTGAGCCGCATCCTCGACATCACCGTCGTCAAGCCCTTCCACGGTCGGCTGCTGGGCTTCGGGCACTTCGTCTTCGAGTCGGCCGCGCAGGAGCAGGGCCTGCGTGACATCCGCTACGTCGGCAGGCCCGACCAGCGCGACCTCTCGATCCAGCGCGTGGTGCAGCGCTCGGGCCTGCGCGGACCTCGGGTCAACTAG
- the meaB gene encoding methylmalonyl Co-A mutase-associated GTPase MeaB, whose amino-acid sequence MATEQNAATADRPRGRSAVAVPDLVDRARAGDIRSVGRLISLVEDESPLLPEVMAQLAPFAGRARIVGITGSPGVGKSTSTNALVTELRAQGHRVGVLAIDPSSPFSGGALLGDRVRMGDHALDKDVFIRSMASRGHLGGLAWSTPQAIRVLDAAGYDVVIIETVGVGQSEVEIAGLADTTIVLLAPGMGDGIQAAKAGILEIGDLYVINKADREGATTVRRDLRGALALSQRADDAWKPPILMTTAQNGEGVAEVALEIEAHHAWLEEHGELLRRRTRRARDEIEAIAVTGLRKRWTGLSQHTELDDLADRVVRGETDPWAAAEALLRTHLG is encoded by the coding sequence TTGGCCACCGAGCAGAACGCAGCGACGGCCGACCGACCCAGGGGTCGGTCGGCCGTCGCCGTTCCCGACCTCGTTGACAGGGCGCGCGCCGGCGACATCCGGTCGGTCGGCCGGTTGATCTCGCTGGTCGAGGACGAGTCGCCGCTGCTGCCCGAGGTGATGGCCCAGCTGGCGCCGTTCGCCGGCCGGGCGCGCATCGTCGGCATCACCGGCTCGCCCGGGGTGGGCAAGTCGACCTCCACGAACGCGCTGGTGACCGAGCTGCGGGCGCAGGGGCATCGGGTCGGCGTCCTGGCCATCGACCCGTCGTCGCCGTTCTCGGGTGGCGCGCTCCTCGGCGACCGGGTGCGGATGGGCGACCACGCCCTCGACAAGGACGTGTTCATCCGGTCCATGGCCTCGCGCGGTCACCTCGGCGGGCTGGCCTGGAGCACCCCGCAGGCCATCCGGGTGCTGGATGCCGCCGGCTACGACGTGGTCATCATCGAGACGGTCGGTGTCGGTCAGAGCGAGGTCGAGATCGCCGGCCTGGCCGACACCACCATCGTCCTGCTCGCTCCCGGGATGGGTGACGGCATCCAGGCCGCCAAGGCCGGGATCCTCGAGATCGGCGACCTCTACGTCATCAACAAGGCCGATCGCGAGGGTGCCACCACGGTCCGTCGTGACCTGCGAGGGGCCCTCGCCCTGTCGCAACGCGCCGACGACGCCTGGAAGCCGCCGATCCTGATGACCACCGCCCAGAACGGCGAGGGAGTGGCCGAGGTCGCCTTGGAGATCGAAGCACACCACGCCTGGCTGGAGGAGCACGGCGAGCTGCTGCGTCGGCGTACCCGCCGTGCCCGTGACGAGATCGAGGCCATCGCGGTGACGGGTCTGCGCAAGCGGTGGACCGGGCTCAGCCAGCACACCGAGCTCGACGACCTCGCTGACCGGGTGGTGCGCGGGGAGACCGACCCGTGGGCCGCCGCCGAGGCGTTGCTGCGCACACATCTGGGCTGA
- a CDS encoding acetyl-CoA C-acetyltransferase, which translates to MSSTSGGSVIVAGARTPVGRLLGGLKSLSAADLGGVAIKGALEKSGVAGDQVDYVIMGHVIQAGAGQITARQAAVKGGIPMNVPAITINKVCLSGINAIAMADQLIRAGEHDIVVAGGMESMTNAPHVLPKSREGFKYGDVSLVDSMAYDALYDQFTNQPMGNLTESCNAVGTKLSREEQDEFSARSHQLAATAWKNGVFDDEVVPVTISSRKGDVIVSQDEGIRGDTTAESLGGLRPAFDKSGTITAGSSSQISDGAAAVVVMSKAKAEELGIEWLAEIGASGQVAGPDSTLQLQPANAIAKAAEKEGIAVSDIDLFELNEAFAAVGIESARQLGVDQDKVNVNGGAIAIGHPVGMSGARIVLHLALELQRRGGGTGAAALCGGGGQGDALIVKVPAKA; encoded by the coding sequence ATGTCGTCCACGTCCGGCGGATCCGTCATCGTCGCTGGGGCCCGTACCCCGGTCGGTCGCCTTCTCGGTGGCCTCAAGAGCCTGAGCGCCGCCGACCTCGGTGGCGTCGCCATCAAGGGCGCCCTGGAGAAGTCCGGCGTCGCCGGCGACCAGGTCGACTACGTGATCATGGGCCACGTCATCCAGGCCGGTGCCGGCCAGATCACCGCACGCCAGGCAGCAGTCAAGGGCGGCATCCCGATGAACGTCCCTGCGATCACCATCAACAAGGTGTGCCTCTCCGGCATCAACGCCATCGCGATGGCCGACCAGCTGATCCGTGCCGGTGAGCACGACATCGTGGTCGCCGGCGGCATGGAGTCGATGACCAACGCGCCCCACGTGCTGCCCAAGTCCCGCGAGGGGTTCAAGTACGGCGACGTGTCGCTGGTCGACTCGATGGCCTACGACGCCCTCTACGACCAGTTCACGAACCAGCCGATGGGCAACCTGACCGAGTCGTGCAACGCGGTCGGCACCAAGCTCAGCCGTGAGGAGCAGGACGAGTTCTCGGCGCGCTCCCACCAGCTGGCCGCGACTGCCTGGAAGAACGGCGTCTTCGACGACGAGGTCGTGCCGGTCACGATCTCCTCGCGCAAGGGCGACGTCATCGTCAGCCAGGACGAGGGCATCCGCGGCGACACCACGGCCGAGTCGCTGGGCGGCCTGCGTCCCGCCTTCGACAAGTCCGGCACGATCACCGCCGGCTCGTCCTCGCAGATCTCCGACGGTGCTGCCGCCGTCGTCGTGATGAGCAAGGCCAAGGCCGAGGAGCTCGGCATCGAGTGGCTCGCCGAGATCGGTGCCAGCGGCCAGGTCGCCGGCCCCGACTCGACGCTGCAGCTGCAGCCGGCCAACGCCATCGCGAAGGCAGCCGAGAAGGAAGGCATCGCGGTCTCCGACATCGACCTGTTCGAGCTCAACGAGGCCTTTGCCGCCGTCGGCATCGAGTCCGCCCGCCAGCTCGGCGTCGACCAGGACAAGGTCAACGTCAACGGTGGCGCCATCGCCATCGGTCACCCCGTCGGCATGTCGGGTGCCCGCATCGTGCTGCACCTGGCGCTGGAGCTCCAGCGTCGGGGCGGTGGCACCGGCGCGGCCGCCCTGTGCGGCGGCGGCGGCCAGGGCGATGCCCTGATCGTCAAGGTCCCCGCGAAGGCCTGA
- the mce gene encoding methylmalonyl-CoA epimerase, which yields MTAPLDIPEHLFTAIDHVGIAVPDLDVAMAFYRDAFGLTVVHEEINEEQGVREAMVAVGDSDARIQLLAPLNAESTIAKFIERSGPGIQQLAYRVTDVEQVSAVLKERGLRLLYPEPKRGTSNSRVNFIHPKDAGGVLVELVEPAADGHA from the coding sequence ATGACCGCACCTCTCGACATTCCTGAGCACCTGTTCACCGCCATCGACCACGTCGGCATCGCCGTCCCCGACCTCGATGTCGCCATGGCCTTCTACCGGGACGCGTTCGGCCTGACCGTCGTCCACGAGGAGATCAACGAGGAGCAGGGGGTCCGCGAGGCGATGGTCGCCGTCGGCGACTCGGACGCCCGCATCCAGCTGCTGGCTCCGCTCAACGCGGAGTCCACGATCGCGAAGTTCATCGAGCGCTCGGGCCCGGGCATCCAGCAGTTGGCCTACCGGGTCACCGATGTCGAGCAGGTCAGTGCCGTGCTCAAGGAGCGGGGCCTGCGCCTTCTCTACCCCGAGCCCAAGCGCGGCACGTCGAACTCGCGCGTCAACTTCATTCACCCCAAGGATGCCGGCGGGGTTCTCGTCGAGCTGGTCGAGCCGGCCGCGGACGGACACGCCTGA
- the ccrA gene encoding crotonyl-CoA carboxylase/reductase, which yields MQQILDAILAGDTASEDFANLDLPESYKAVTVHKDEVGMFEGLTTKEKDPRKSLHVEDVALPELGPGEAYVAVMASAINYNTVWTSIFEPVSTFGFLERYGRLSPLTKRHDLPYHVVGSDLSGVVLKTGPGVTKWNPGDRVVAHCLSVEMESADGYNDAMLDPEQRIWGFETNFGGLAEIALVKSNQLMPKAEHLTWEEAASPGLVNSTAYRQLVSRNGGGMKQGDNVLIWGASGGLGGFATQYALNGGANPICVVSNEEKAEICRKMGAELIINRSEEQWQFWNDEGTEQNPKEWLRLGKKIRELTGGEDIDIVFEHPGRETFGASVFVTRKGGTITTCASTTGYMHEYDNRYLWMNLKRIVSSHFANYRESWEANRLIAQGKIHPTLSRTYALDEVGQATLDMHQNKHQGKVGVLALAPEAGLGVLNNELREKHIDQINAFRGV from the coding sequence GTGCAGCAGATTCTTGACGCAATCCTCGCCGGCGACACCGCCTCCGAGGACTTCGCCAACCTCGACCTTCCCGAGTCCTACAAGGCCGTGACCGTCCACAAGGACGAGGTCGGCATGTTCGAGGGCCTCACCACCAAGGAGAAGGACCCTCGCAAGTCCCTCCACGTGGAGGACGTCGCCCTTCCCGAGCTCGGCCCCGGCGAGGCGTACGTCGCGGTGATGGCGTCGGCGATCAACTACAACACCGTGTGGACCTCGATCTTCGAGCCGGTCTCGACCTTCGGCTTCCTCGAGCGCTACGGCCGCCTCTCGCCGCTGACCAAGCGCCACGACCTGCCCTACCACGTGGTCGGCTCCGACCTGTCCGGCGTCGTGCTGAAGACCGGCCCCGGCGTGACCAAGTGGAACCCCGGTGACCGGGTGGTCGCGCACTGTCTCTCGGTGGAGATGGAGAGCGCCGACGGCTACAACGACGCGATGCTCGACCCCGAGCAGCGCATCTGGGGCTTCGAGACCAACTTCGGCGGCCTGGCCGAGATCGCGCTGGTCAAGTCCAACCAGCTGATGCCCAAGGCCGAGCACCTCACCTGGGAGGAAGCCGCCTCCCCCGGCCTGGTGAACTCCACGGCCTACCGTCAGCTCGTGTCCCGCAACGGTGGTGGGATGAAGCAGGGTGACAACGTGCTGATCTGGGGTGCCTCCGGCGGTCTCGGTGGTTTCGCCACGCAGTACGCGCTCAACGGTGGCGCGAACCCGATCTGTGTCGTCTCCAACGAGGAGAAGGCCGAGATCTGCCGGAAGATGGGCGCCGAGCTCATCATCAACCGCTCCGAGGAGCAGTGGCAGTTCTGGAACGACGAGGGCACCGAGCAGAACCCCAAGGAGTGGCTGCGCCTGGGCAAGAAGATCCGTGAGCTCACCGGTGGCGAGGACATCGACATCGTCTTCGAGCACCCCGGCCGCGAGACCTTCGGCGCCTCCGTGTTCGTGACCCGCAAGGGCGGGACCATCACCACCTGCGCGTCGACGACGGGGTACATGCACGAGTACGACAACCGCTACCTGTGGATGAACCTGAAGCGCATCGTCTCCTCGCACTTCGCCAACTACCGCGAGTCGTGGGAGGCCAACCGCCTCATCGCGCAGGGCAAGATCCACCCGACGCTGTCGCGCACCTACGCGCTCGACGAGGTCGGCCAGGCCACCCTCGACATGCACCAGAACAAGCACCAGGGCAAGGTCGGCGTGCTCGCCCTCGCCCCGGAGGCCGGGCTCGGGGTGCTCAACAACGAGCTGCGTGAGAAGCACATCGACCAGATCAACGCCTTCCGCGGCGTCTGA
- a CDS encoding AI-2E family transporter: protein MSERGGQSPEPSVAPSADGALDEAADDAERSAGGAGDGTEHPEEGVDSAPDHHDDGLGQPGPPINHSPYYIGFFGGLGALTAFWLGQQVLSISGVLVLIVVSMFLAAGLNPLVEWLIRRGLPRSVSVIAVIVLVLGALALFLSAIVPVITEQVAALTKNAPGWLDMLLENKRVQEWNADYDLIGKAKEYIEDGDLAQKAFGGVLGFGVAVLSALANTFIVVVLTLYFLASLPATKKAIYQLAPASRRPRVTALGDEVLRGIGGYVSGAFVVAVCAGLTSLVFLFVVGLGEYAVALAFVVALLDVIPMIGATIGAVIVTLIGFATDPKIGVACLIFYVVYQQVENYAIYPKVMSRSVDIPGAVIVIAALVGGGLMGVLGALMAVPTAAAILLLTREVFIRRQDHR, encoded by the coding sequence ATGAGTGAGCGCGGTGGGCAGTCACCCGAGCCGAGCGTGGCGCCGTCGGCGGACGGCGCACTCGACGAGGCCGCCGACGATGCGGAACGCTCTGCCGGTGGGGCCGGCGATGGCACCGAGCACCCGGAGGAGGGCGTGGACTCGGCGCCCGACCACCACGACGACGGCCTCGGGCAGCCCGGGCCACCCATCAACCACTCGCCCTACTACATCGGCTTCTTCGGCGGCCTGGGTGCACTGACCGCATTCTGGTTGGGCCAGCAGGTCCTCTCGATCAGCGGCGTCCTGGTCCTGATCGTGGTCTCGATGTTCCTGGCCGCCGGGCTCAACCCGCTCGTCGAGTGGCTGATCCGACGTGGCCTCCCGCGCTCCGTCTCGGTGATCGCGGTCATCGTCCTCGTCCTCGGTGCCCTCGCCCTGTTCCTGTCGGCCATCGTGCCGGTGATCACCGAGCAGGTGGCAGCACTCACCAAGAACGCCCCCGGCTGGCTCGACATGCTGCTCGAGAACAAGCGGGTCCAGGAGTGGAACGCCGACTACGACCTGATCGGCAAGGCCAAGGAGTACATCGAGGACGGCGACCTTGCCCAGAAGGCGTTCGGCGGCGTGCTCGGCTTCGGGGTGGCCGTGCTCTCGGCACTGGCCAACACCTTCATCGTCGTGGTACTGACGCTCTACTTCCTGGCCTCGCTGCCCGCCACCAAGAAGGCGATCTACCAGCTCGCGCCGGCCTCCCGCCGCCCCCGCGTCACGGCGCTGGGTGACGAGGTGCTGCGTGGCATCGGCGGCTACGTCTCGGGCGCCTTCGTCGTGGCTGTCTGTGCCGGGCTCACCTCGCTGGTGTTCCTCTTCGTCGTCGGCCTCGGGGAGTACGCCGTCGCCCTGGCGTTCGTGGTGGCCCTGCTCGACGTCATCCCGATGATCGGCGCCACCATCGGCGCCGTGATCGTGACCCTGATCGGCTTTGCCACCGACCCCAAGATCGGGGTGGCCTGCCTGATCTTCTACGTGGTCTACCAGCAGGTCGAGAACTACGCGATCTACCCCAAGGTGATGTCACGCTCGGTGGACATCCCGGGTGCAGTGATCGTCATCGCGGCGCTCGTCGGCGGTGGCCTCATGGGCGTCCTCGGCGCCCTCATGGCCGTCCCGACCGCCGCCGCCATCCTGCTGCTGACCCGCGAGGTCTTCATCCGGCGCCAGGACCACCGCTGA
- a CDS encoding DMT family transporter gives MTTVTHDAAVVSSSRTGSGLIFALASAASFGLSGSLARGLLDSGWSAGAAVTVRIGLAALVLLVPALVVLRGRWALVRRNTFLITAYGVVAVAGCQLCYFYAVAHMQVGVALLIEYTAPVAVVVWMWLRHGHTPGRLTLLGALVAAVGLLLVLDIVSGASLSVVGVLWALGAMVGAATYFVLSADEDNGLPPLVLAAGGLTVGTVVLGVAGLLRLVPMAASTTDAAYAGARVTWWVPLVLLGLVTAALAYTTGIAAGRRLGSRLASFVALTEVVAALGFAWLLLDELPRWIQLVGGVFLLAGVVIVKLGEPRAPDFPNAGDAVHAA, from the coding sequence ATGACGACAGTGACACATGACGCGGCGGTGGTGTCGTCGTCGCGGACCGGCTCGGGCCTGATCTTCGCCCTCGCCTCCGCCGCCTCCTTCGGCCTCTCCGGCTCGCTCGCGCGGGGTCTGCTCGACTCCGGCTGGTCGGCCGGGGCCGCGGTGACCGTGCGCATCGGCCTCGCTGCACTGGTCCTGCTCGTCCCGGCCCTGGTCGTGCTGCGCGGTCGCTGGGCCCTCGTGCGCCGCAACACGTTCCTGATCACGGCGTACGGTGTGGTGGCGGTCGCCGGGTGCCAGCTCTGCTACTTCTACGCGGTGGCCCACATGCAGGTCGGTGTGGCGCTGCTGATCGAGTACACCGCACCGGTGGCGGTCGTGGTCTGGATGTGGTTGAGGCACGGCCACACCCCGGGGCGGCTCACGCTGCTCGGAGCGCTGGTCGCCGCAGTGGGCCTGCTCCTGGTGCTCGACATCGTCTCCGGCGCCTCCCTCAGCGTGGTCGGCGTGCTGTGGGCGCTGGGCGCGATGGTCGGGGCCGCGACCTACTTCGTGCTCTCCGCGGACGAGGACAACGGCCTGCCGCCGCTCGTGCTGGCCGCCGGGGGCCTCACGGTCGGCACCGTCGTCCTCGGTGTGGCCGGCCTGCTCCGACTGGTCCCGATGGCGGCGTCGACCACCGACGCGGCGTACGCCGGGGCGCGCGTCACGTGGTGGGTCCCGCTCGTGCTGCTGGGCCTGGTGACCGCGGCGCTGGCCTACACCACCGGCATCGCGGCCGGGCGCCGCCTGGGGTCACGGCTGGCGTCGTTCGTCGCGCTGACCGAGGTGGTCGCGGCACTCGGTTTCGCGTGGCTGCTGCTGGACGAGCTGCCTCGCTGGATCCAGCTGGTCGGCGGGGTCTTCCTGCTGGCGGGCGTGGTCATCGTCAAGCTGGGGGAGCCCCGCGCGCCCGACTTCCCGAACGCCGGCGACGCCGTGCACGCCGCCTGA
- a CDS encoding CGNR zinc finger domain-containing protein, which translates to MSFTHDTELSLQAAVALVNSAVDADTMTTIDEADAFWSTWDYTGRRDRTGAELQAVRELRPVLRTLLTSERDRTVELVNAHLADARALPQLVRHDEWDWHLHATSPEQPWATRILVETAMAMIDVIRGDELSRMGICADTDCEGLVLDLSRNRSRRFCSTACTNRAAVAAYRARRADTP; encoded by the coding sequence ATGTCATTCACTCATGACACCGAGCTGTCGCTCCAGGCTGCGGTCGCCCTCGTGAACAGCGCTGTCGACGCCGACACCATGACGACGATCGATGAAGCAGACGCGTTCTGGAGCACGTGGGACTACACGGGTCGCCGCGACCGCACCGGCGCCGAGCTGCAGGCCGTCCGCGAGCTCCGGCCCGTCCTGCGCACCCTGCTCACCAGCGAGCGCGATCGGACGGTCGAGCTGGTCAACGCGCACCTCGCCGACGCGCGGGCCCTCCCCCAGCTCGTCCGGCACGACGAGTGGGACTGGCACCTGCACGCCACCTCGCCCGAGCAGCCGTGGGCCACCAGGATCCTGGTGGAGACGGCGATGGCGATGATCGACGTGATCCGCGGCGACGAGCTGTCCCGCATGGGGATCTGTGCCGACACCGACTGCGAGGGTCTCGTGCTCGACCTCTCTCGCAACCGGTCCCGCCGGTTCTGCTCCACCGCCTGCACCAATCGCGCCGCCGTGGCCGCCTATCGTGCCCGCCGGGCCGACACTCCCTGA
- a CDS encoding alpha/beta fold hydrolase codes for MSDVTSSDLHLTELGDAGPRVVFFHGLFGQGKNWTHAAKQLAGNHRVTLVDMPNHGRSGWTEHLDYIAFADQLAELFSADDPVRLVGHSMGGKIAMVLALRHPDLVERLVVVDIAPVTYPSTSEFAGYIKAMQAMDLDALQRRSDADAALFEAVPNRTVRSFLLQNLRHDDAGWRWQPNLELLGHENAVLGRWPEDQLEGVPAYDGKVLWIAGTESAYITDDHAEAMVRWFPRTSRITIKKAGHWVHSQQPEVFQQVLERFLAAP; via the coding sequence ATGTCGGACGTGACCTCCAGCGACCTCCACCTGACCGAGCTGGGTGACGCCGGCCCACGCGTGGTGTTCTTCCACGGCCTCTTCGGCCAGGGCAAGAACTGGACGCATGCCGCCAAGCAGCTGGCCGGCAACCATCGGGTGACGCTGGTCGACATGCCCAACCACGGCCGCTCGGGCTGGACCGAGCACCTCGACTACATCGCGTTCGCCGACCAGCTGGCCGAGCTCTTCTCCGCCGACGACCCGGTCCGCCTGGTCGGACACTCGATGGGCGGCAAGATCGCGATGGTCCTCGCCCTGCGCCACCCCGACCTGGTCGAGCGACTCGTCGTGGTCGACATCGCGCCCGTGACCTACCCGAGCACCAGTGAGTTCGCCGGCTACATCAAGGCGATGCAGGCGATGGACCTCGACGCGCTGCAGCGCCGCTCGGACGCGGACGCAGCATTGTTCGAGGCGGTGCCGAACCGCACGGTGCGCAGCTTCCTGCTGCAGAACCTGCGCCACGACGACGCGGGCTGGCGCTGGCAACCCAACCTCGAGCTCCTCGGCCACGAGAACGCCGTCCTGGGGCGTTGGCCCGAGGACCAGCTCGAGGGCGTGCCGGCGTACGACGGCAAGGTGCTGTGGATCGCGGGCACCGAGTCGGCCTACATCACCGACGACCACGCGGAGGCGATGGTGCGCTGGTTCCCGCGGACGTCGCGGATCACCATCAAGAAGGCGGGCCACTGGGTGCACTCGCAACAGCCCGAGGTCTTCCAGCAGGTGCTGGAGCGGTTCCTCGCTGCGCCCTGA